A single region of the Gasterosteus aculeatus chromosome 1, fGasAcu3.hap1.1, whole genome shotgun sequence genome encodes:
- the scarf1 gene encoding uncharacterized protein scarf1 isoform X3 has translation MHLQPQPLGPAVPARVQVRPARPMPPRPRKLHLRRGLVDGDLLQAVSVRQRGLCGPRLRAADGPLSVPQGPLGPQMSCLLQLLPVAVQPAYRCDPAGGQCLCHPGFQGVFCNQPCEGGKYGSGCEMSCGFCRDKKFCSDTDGSCEACESGWNGTRCDRPCPSGSYGDGCQETCPRCRNNEPCDPKTGQCWRCDPGWTGPRCEEACSNRTFGDACSSPCSPCFHGDCHHVTGRCVCQPGFQGESCNRSCPALRFGLNCSSACGCSEGDICDPVTGSCPNSGRAAVLAGILVPLLLLLLAVLCCCLCCGGGPVDGKDRAAVADGGLSVRVKYHVYSVLANIGAALPCISNWSSGLPRVTVSHHDPELTFNHSFIEPPSSGWVTEGSSFDSDEEEEEEALYCVPPREDIPEVAGGEFHEMSSKCNMFLDPSGFSSEDITSPFNIPRTSSIAKSKRPSVSFAEGTHFGAKERRGSAQEPGALPGRNKPKSPWGVLMLSALQSQGSASRTGEEDGAESEEGEDGVDVQASDNEDFSREPGDQELHRTPSRDTLHVPGTSGRRRTMSNTVAQKCSQTPTSQVGVLDKVTTVYVTVGKAGRPASKTETSSEGPVQAMLRRLGSLQRQREQDTGKPKAKGAEGITKPPRRKLGARASVWEEGGPPGGEVGICKPIRRKHAALTPPGDTAGPNDSPSVESGTPKRPLSFILSSVPEVVSSVSGSDLRAESGDPSAVKTEGTYLTVGPAGDAASLTEVIDNEGAAVGANDEPCYENVQIKRS, from the exons ATGCACCTGCAACCCCAACCGCTGGGGCCCGCTGTGCCAGCACGCGTGCAAGTGCGCCCGGCACGGCCAATGCCACCCCGTCCACGGAAACTGCACCTGCGACGGGGGCTGGTGGACGGCGACCTGCTCCAAGCCGTGTCAGTGCGTCAGCGGGGGCTCTGCGGGCCCCGGCTGCGAGCAGCTGACGGGCCGCTGTCAGTGCCTCAAGGGCCACTGGGGCCTCAAATGTCTTGCCTCTTGCAACTGCTACCTGTCGCAGTGCAACCAGCGTACCG CTGTGACCCGGCCGGCGGGCAGTGCCTGTGCCACCCGGGGTTCCAGGGTGTCTTCTGCAACCAGCCCTGTGAAGGTGGCAAGTACGGCAGCGGCTGTGAAATGAG CTGCGGATTCTGTAGAGACAAAAAGTTCTGCTCGGACACCGACGGCTCCTGTGAGGCCTGTGAATCCGGCTGGAACGGCACGCGGTGCGACCGCCCGTGCCCGTCTGGTTCATATGGGGACGGCTGCCAGGAGACGTGTCCACGCTGCAGGAACAACGAGCCATGCGACCCCAAAACTGGACAATGTTGGAGGTGTGACCCTGGATGGACAGGACCCAG GTGCGAGGAGGCCTGCTCCAACAGGACGTTTGGAGACGCCTGCAGCTCCCCGTGCAGCCCTTGTTTCCATGGCGACTGCCATCACGTGACAGGAAGATGTGTTTGTCAGCCAGGTTTTCAGGGAGAGAG CTGTAACAGAAGCTGCCCCGCCCTGCGCTTCGGCCTCAACTGCTCCTCGGCCTGTGGCTGCAGCGAGGGGGACATCTGCGACCCAGTCACCGGCTCCTGTCCCAACA gtGGCAGAGCCGCTGTCCTGGCAGGTATCCTCGTTccgttgctgttgttgctgctcgctgtgctctgctgctgtctgtgttgTGGAGGAGGTCCTGTTGATGGCAAAGACAG GGCGGCTGTTGCCGATGGAGGCCTCTCAGTTCGGGTGAAATATCACGTTTACAGCGTCCTGGCTAACATCGGTGCTGCCCTCCCCTGTATTTCCAATTGGTCGTCTGGCCTGCCTCGTGTCACTG tgtctcaccATGACCCAGAGCTGACGTTCAACCACAGCTTCATTGAGCCTCCTTCCTCTGGCTGGGTGACGGAGGGGTCGTCCTTCGAcagcgatgaggaggaggaggaggaagcgctcTACTGTGTCCCTCCAAGAGAAG ACATCCCGGAGGTGGCGGGCGGCGAGTTCCACGAGATGAGCTCGAAGTGCAACATGTTCTTGGACCCGTCCGGCTTCAGCAGCGAGGACATCACTTCGCCCTTCAACATCCCTCGCACCTCCAGCATCGCCAAGTCCAAGCGGCCTTCCGTCTCTTTCGCAGAGGGCACCCACTTCGGCGCCAAGGAGAGGCGTGGCTCGGCTCAGGAGCCCGGCGCCCTCCCTGGGCGCAACAAACCCAAGTCACCCTGGGGGGTTTTGATGCTGTCTGCCCTCCAAAGTCAGGGGAGCGCCTCGAGAACCGGGGAGGAAGATGGGGCTGAgagcgaggagggggaggatggagTCGATGTGCAGGCGTCGGACAATGAGGATTTCAGCCGTGAGCCGGGGGACCAGGAACTACACCGAACTCCTTCCCGGGACACCTTGCACGTCCCCGGGACATCGGGGCGAAGGCGAACTATGTCCAACACTGTTGCTCAGAAATGTAGCCAGACGCCGACATCTCAGGTGGGGGTCTTGGATAAGGTCACCACAGTGTACGTGACGGTGGGTAAGGCGGGTAGGCCCGCATCGAAAACGGAGACGAGCTCCGAAGGGCCCGTTCAAGCCATGCTGCGGCGACTCGGAAGCCTCCAGAGACAACGGGAGCAGGACACTGGCAAGCCCAAGGCCAAAGGAGCCGAAGGGATTACCAAACCGCCGAGGAGGAAGCTCGGAGCTCGGGCAagtgtgtgggaggagggaggcccACCTGGAGGGGAGGTGGGCATATGTAAGCCAATCCGGAGAAAGCATGCTGCTCTCACCCCGCCGGGTGACACGGCGGGTCCCAATGACAGTCCGTCGGTGGAGAGCGGCACGCCAAAGCGGCCTCTGTCGTTCATTTTGAGTAGCGTGCCAGAGGTGGTCTCGTCCGTCTCTGGGTCGGATCTCAGGGCTGAGAGCGGTGACCCGAGTGCAGTAAAAACCGAGGGCACCTACCTGACTGTAGGACCAGCAGGAGACGCTGCGAGTCTCACTGAGGTCATCGACAATGAAGGCGCAGCGGTCGGTGCGAATGACGAACCCTGCTATGAAAATGTCCAGATTAAACGCTCTTAA
- the scarf1 gene encoding scavenger receptor class F member 1 isoform X1: protein MKFSLGALSALLCCSLSCSQTLSPDGRNVCPNVRNPLSSVCCTGWRQEGKECPIPVCEGEQACPKDEICVHPGVCRCPPGYYGALCKTRCPPDFWAPDCRQVCQCHPYGRCHPATGECTCNPNRWGPLCQHACKCARHGQCHPVHGNCTCDGGWWTATCSKPCQCVSGGSAGPGCEQLTGRCQCLKGHWGLKCLASCNCYLSQCNQRTGMCECEAGWWGPSCDRRCNCDLTHSSCDPAGGQCLCHPGFQGVFCNQPCEGGKYGSGCEMSCGFCRDKKFCSDTDGSCEACESGWNGTRCDRPCPSGSYGDGCQETCPRCRNNEPCDPKTGQCWRCDPGWTGPRCEEACSNRTFGDACSSPCSPCFHGDCHHVTGRCVCQPGFQGESCNRSCPALRFGLNCSSACGCSEGDICDPVTGSCPNSGRAAVLAGILVPLLLLLLAVLCCCLCCGGGPVDGKDRAAVADGGLSVRVKYHVYSVLANIGAALPCISNWSSGLPRVTVSHHDPELTFNHSFIEPPSSGWVTEGSSFDSDEEEEEEALYCVPPREDIPEVAGGEFHEMSSKCNMFLDPSGFSSEDITSPFNIPRTSSIAKSKRPSVSFAEGTHFGAKERRGSAQEPGALPGRNKPKSPWGVLMLSALQSQGSASRTGEEDGAESEEGEDGVDVQASDNEDFSREPGDQELHRTPSRDTLHVPGTSGRRRTMSNTVAQKCSQTPTSQVGVLDKVTTVYVTVGKAGRPASKTETSSEGPVQAMLRRLGSLQRQREQDTGKPKAKGAEGITKPPRRKLGARASVWEEGGPPGGEVGICKPIRRKHAALTPPGDTAGPNDSPSVESGTPKRPLSFILSSVPEVVSSVSGSDLRAESGDPSAVKTEGTYLTVGPAGDAASLTEVIDNEGAAVGANDEPCYENVQIKRS, encoded by the exons ATGAAGTTTTCACTGGGAGCTCTGAgtgctctgctctgctgctcgcTGTCCTGCTCCCAAACACTGAGTCCTGACGGGAGGAACGTCTGCCCCAATGTCAG GAACCCGTTATCCTCGGTCTGTTGCACTGGGTGGCGTCAAGAGGGAAAGGAGTGCCCCATAC cTGTGTGCGAAGGAGAGCAGGCCTGCCCGAAGGACGAGATCTGCGTGCATCCTGGAGTGTGTCGCTGTCCACCTGGCTACTACGGAGCTCTCTGTAAAACAC GCTGTCCCCCTGATTTCTGGGCTCCGGACTGTCGGCAGGTGTGTCAGTGTCACCCGTACGGCCGCTGCCACCCGGCCACTGGTGAATGCACCTGCAACCCCAACCGCTGGGGCCCGCTGTGCCAGCACGCGTGCAAGTGCGCCCGGCACGGCCAATGCCACCCCGTCCACGGAAACTGCACCTGCGACGGGGGCTGGTGGACGGCGACCTGCTCCAAGCCGTGTCAGTGCGTCAGCGGGGGCTCTGCGGGCCCCGGCTGCGAGCAGCTGACGGGCCGCTGTCAGTGCCTCAAGGGCCACTGGGGCCTCAAATGTCTTGCCTCTTGCAACTGCTACCTGTCGCAGTGCAACCAGCGTACCGGTATGTGTGAGTGCGAGGCCGGCTGGTGGGGACCCAGCTGTGATCGGCGATGTAACTGTGACCTCACCCACAGCAGCTGTGACCCGGCCGGCGGGCAGTGCCTGTGCCACCCGGGGTTCCAGGGTGTCTTCTGCAACCAGCCCTGTGAAGGTGGCAAGTACGGCAGCGGCTGTGAAATGAG CTGCGGATTCTGTAGAGACAAAAAGTTCTGCTCGGACACCGACGGCTCCTGTGAGGCCTGTGAATCCGGCTGGAACGGCACGCGGTGCGACCGCCCGTGCCCGTCTGGTTCATATGGGGACGGCTGCCAGGAGACGTGTCCACGCTGCAGGAACAACGAGCCATGCGACCCCAAAACTGGACAATGTTGGAGGTGTGACCCTGGATGGACAGGACCCAG GTGCGAGGAGGCCTGCTCCAACAGGACGTTTGGAGACGCCTGCAGCTCCCCGTGCAGCCCTTGTTTCCATGGCGACTGCCATCACGTGACAGGAAGATGTGTTTGTCAGCCAGGTTTTCAGGGAGAGAG CTGTAACAGAAGCTGCCCCGCCCTGCGCTTCGGCCTCAACTGCTCCTCGGCCTGTGGCTGCAGCGAGGGGGACATCTGCGACCCAGTCACCGGCTCCTGTCCCAACA gtGGCAGAGCCGCTGTCCTGGCAGGTATCCTCGTTccgttgctgttgttgctgctcgctgtgctctgctgctgtctgtgttgTGGAGGAGGTCCTGTTGATGGCAAAGACAG GGCGGCTGTTGCCGATGGAGGCCTCTCAGTTCGGGTGAAATATCACGTTTACAGCGTCCTGGCTAACATCGGTGCTGCCCTCCCCTGTATTTCCAATTGGTCGTCTGGCCTGCCTCGTGTCACTG tgtctcaccATGACCCAGAGCTGACGTTCAACCACAGCTTCATTGAGCCTCCTTCCTCTGGCTGGGTGACGGAGGGGTCGTCCTTCGAcagcgatgaggaggaggaggaggaagcgctcTACTGTGTCCCTCCAAGAGAAG ACATCCCGGAGGTGGCGGGCGGCGAGTTCCACGAGATGAGCTCGAAGTGCAACATGTTCTTGGACCCGTCCGGCTTCAGCAGCGAGGACATCACTTCGCCCTTCAACATCCCTCGCACCTCCAGCATCGCCAAGTCCAAGCGGCCTTCCGTCTCTTTCGCAGAGGGCACCCACTTCGGCGCCAAGGAGAGGCGTGGCTCGGCTCAGGAGCCCGGCGCCCTCCCTGGGCGCAACAAACCCAAGTCACCCTGGGGGGTTTTGATGCTGTCTGCCCTCCAAAGTCAGGGGAGCGCCTCGAGAACCGGGGAGGAAGATGGGGCTGAgagcgaggagggggaggatggagTCGATGTGCAGGCGTCGGACAATGAGGATTTCAGCCGTGAGCCGGGGGACCAGGAACTACACCGAACTCCTTCCCGGGACACCTTGCACGTCCCCGGGACATCGGGGCGAAGGCGAACTATGTCCAACACTGTTGCTCAGAAATGTAGCCAGACGCCGACATCTCAGGTGGGGGTCTTGGATAAGGTCACCACAGTGTACGTGACGGTGGGTAAGGCGGGTAGGCCCGCATCGAAAACGGAGACGAGCTCCGAAGGGCCCGTTCAAGCCATGCTGCGGCGACTCGGAAGCCTCCAGAGACAACGGGAGCAGGACACTGGCAAGCCCAAGGCCAAAGGAGCCGAAGGGATTACCAAACCGCCGAGGAGGAAGCTCGGAGCTCGGGCAagtgtgtgggaggagggaggcccACCTGGAGGGGAGGTGGGCATATGTAAGCCAATCCGGAGAAAGCATGCTGCTCTCACCCCGCCGGGTGACACGGCGGGTCCCAATGACAGTCCGTCGGTGGAGAGCGGCACGCCAAAGCGGCCTCTGTCGTTCATTTTGAGTAGCGTGCCAGAGGTGGTCTCGTCCGTCTCTGGGTCGGATCTCAGGGCTGAGAGCGGTGACCCGAGTGCAGTAAAAACCGAGGGCACCTACCTGACTGTAGGACCAGCAGGAGACGCTGCGAGTCTCACTGAGGTCATCGACAATGAAGGCGCAGCGGTCGGTGCGAATGACGAACCCTGCTATGAAAATGTCCAGATTAAACGCTCTTAA
- the scarf1 gene encoding uncharacterized protein scarf1 isoform X2, which produces MHLQPQPLGPAVPARVQVRPARPMPPRPRKLHLRRGLVDGDLLQAVSVRQRGLCGPRLRAADGPLSVPQGPLGPQMSCLLQLLPVAVQPAYRSCDPAGGQCLCHPGFQGVFCNQPCEGGKYGSGCEMSCGFCRDKKFCSDTDGSCEACESGWNGTRCDRPCPSGSYGDGCQETCPRCRNNEPCDPKTGQCWRCDPGWTGPRCEEACSNRTFGDACSSPCSPCFHGDCHHVTGRCVCQPGFQGESCNRSCPALRFGLNCSSACGCSEGDICDPVTGSCPNSGRAAVLAGILVPLLLLLLAVLCCCLCCGGGPVDGKDRAAVADGGLSVRVKYHVYSVLANIGAALPCISNWSSGLPRVTVSHHDPELTFNHSFIEPPSSGWVTEGSSFDSDEEEEEEALYCVPPREDIPEVAGGEFHEMSSKCNMFLDPSGFSSEDITSPFNIPRTSSIAKSKRPSVSFAEGTHFGAKERRGSAQEPGALPGRNKPKSPWGVLMLSALQSQGSASRTGEEDGAESEEGEDGVDVQASDNEDFSREPGDQELHRTPSRDTLHVPGTSGRRRTMSNTVAQKCSQTPTSQVGVLDKVTTVYVTVGKAGRPASKTETSSEGPVQAMLRRLGSLQRQREQDTGKPKAKGAEGITKPPRRKLGARASVWEEGGPPGGEVGICKPIRRKHAALTPPGDTAGPNDSPSVESGTPKRPLSFILSSVPEVVSSVSGSDLRAESGDPSAVKTEGTYLTVGPAGDAASLTEVIDNEGAAVGANDEPCYENVQIKRS; this is translated from the exons ATGCACCTGCAACCCCAACCGCTGGGGCCCGCTGTGCCAGCACGCGTGCAAGTGCGCCCGGCACGGCCAATGCCACCCCGTCCACGGAAACTGCACCTGCGACGGGGGCTGGTGGACGGCGACCTGCTCCAAGCCGTGTCAGTGCGTCAGCGGGGGCTCTGCGGGCCCCGGCTGCGAGCAGCTGACGGGCCGCTGTCAGTGCCTCAAGGGCCACTGGGGCCTCAAATGTCTTGCCTCTTGCAACTGCTACCTGTCGCAGTGCAACCAGCGTACCG CAGCTGTGACCCGGCCGGCGGGCAGTGCCTGTGCCACCCGGGGTTCCAGGGTGTCTTCTGCAACCAGCCCTGTGAAGGTGGCAAGTACGGCAGCGGCTGTGAAATGAG CTGCGGATTCTGTAGAGACAAAAAGTTCTGCTCGGACACCGACGGCTCCTGTGAGGCCTGTGAATCCGGCTGGAACGGCACGCGGTGCGACCGCCCGTGCCCGTCTGGTTCATATGGGGACGGCTGCCAGGAGACGTGTCCACGCTGCAGGAACAACGAGCCATGCGACCCCAAAACTGGACAATGTTGGAGGTGTGACCCTGGATGGACAGGACCCAG GTGCGAGGAGGCCTGCTCCAACAGGACGTTTGGAGACGCCTGCAGCTCCCCGTGCAGCCCTTGTTTCCATGGCGACTGCCATCACGTGACAGGAAGATGTGTTTGTCAGCCAGGTTTTCAGGGAGAGAG CTGTAACAGAAGCTGCCCCGCCCTGCGCTTCGGCCTCAACTGCTCCTCGGCCTGTGGCTGCAGCGAGGGGGACATCTGCGACCCAGTCACCGGCTCCTGTCCCAACA gtGGCAGAGCCGCTGTCCTGGCAGGTATCCTCGTTccgttgctgttgttgctgctcgctgtgctctgctgctgtctgtgttgTGGAGGAGGTCCTGTTGATGGCAAAGACAG GGCGGCTGTTGCCGATGGAGGCCTCTCAGTTCGGGTGAAATATCACGTTTACAGCGTCCTGGCTAACATCGGTGCTGCCCTCCCCTGTATTTCCAATTGGTCGTCTGGCCTGCCTCGTGTCACTG tgtctcaccATGACCCAGAGCTGACGTTCAACCACAGCTTCATTGAGCCTCCTTCCTCTGGCTGGGTGACGGAGGGGTCGTCCTTCGAcagcgatgaggaggaggaggaggaagcgctcTACTGTGTCCCTCCAAGAGAAG ACATCCCGGAGGTGGCGGGCGGCGAGTTCCACGAGATGAGCTCGAAGTGCAACATGTTCTTGGACCCGTCCGGCTTCAGCAGCGAGGACATCACTTCGCCCTTCAACATCCCTCGCACCTCCAGCATCGCCAAGTCCAAGCGGCCTTCCGTCTCTTTCGCAGAGGGCACCCACTTCGGCGCCAAGGAGAGGCGTGGCTCGGCTCAGGAGCCCGGCGCCCTCCCTGGGCGCAACAAACCCAAGTCACCCTGGGGGGTTTTGATGCTGTCTGCCCTCCAAAGTCAGGGGAGCGCCTCGAGAACCGGGGAGGAAGATGGGGCTGAgagcgaggagggggaggatggagTCGATGTGCAGGCGTCGGACAATGAGGATTTCAGCCGTGAGCCGGGGGACCAGGAACTACACCGAACTCCTTCCCGGGACACCTTGCACGTCCCCGGGACATCGGGGCGAAGGCGAACTATGTCCAACACTGTTGCTCAGAAATGTAGCCAGACGCCGACATCTCAGGTGGGGGTCTTGGATAAGGTCACCACAGTGTACGTGACGGTGGGTAAGGCGGGTAGGCCCGCATCGAAAACGGAGACGAGCTCCGAAGGGCCCGTTCAAGCCATGCTGCGGCGACTCGGAAGCCTCCAGAGACAACGGGAGCAGGACACTGGCAAGCCCAAGGCCAAAGGAGCCGAAGGGATTACCAAACCGCCGAGGAGGAAGCTCGGAGCTCGGGCAagtgtgtgggaggagggaggcccACCTGGAGGGGAGGTGGGCATATGTAAGCCAATCCGGAGAAAGCATGCTGCTCTCACCCCGCCGGGTGACACGGCGGGTCCCAATGACAGTCCGTCGGTGGAGAGCGGCACGCCAAAGCGGCCTCTGTCGTTCATTTTGAGTAGCGTGCCAGAGGTGGTCTCGTCCGTCTCTGGGTCGGATCTCAGGGCTGAGAGCGGTGACCCGAGTGCAGTAAAAACCGAGGGCACCTACCTGACTGTAGGACCAGCAGGAGACGCTGCGAGTCTCACTGAGGTCATCGACAATGAAGGCGCAGCGGTCGGTGCGAATGACGAACCCTGCTATGAAAATGTCCAGATTAAACGCTCTTAA
- the vtna gene encoding vitronectin a, whose translation MRLWAVLPLALLARTFAADESCMGRCENGFDSRMKCQCDSMCKYYRSCCYDFEVTCGMTTRGDTFVFAEDDDSEPFEDTTPSAGRPAHDPSSSVIDHQPRPLPEQISDFGLLPQRHPETALEMTRPPRLVETLLRKTAVTENTPISQTFTPTETVLSNTRPSAGDAAAETTTGAATTAAPTKAPDPDAVVCSRRPFDSFMQQKNGSIFAFRGEYFFALDRQSVLPGYPKLIKDVWGISGAIDAAFTRLNCQGKTYIFKGDKYWRFDNGVLDDDYPRDISVGFDRIPDHVDAAFALPAPGYNGKEKVYFFKGGQYHVYEFLHQPSHEECITMTERSPSTLFRHYTDLYYNNYERVISELFSGTPQHHDRHHFIDKDWKGLKSPVDAVMAGRMYVPPGRLAQPHNDDWPDQRGAEGRGQQWNQQYQQYGQQWDQQYGQRWGRRRQRRSPFWGSVAERGMNIGQGFAEMGLRLAERRMETAERFGREQDRLWDQDWDQDRRNDGYRHNNRGNYDSRDDGSYWGPIRGLLPVQSVYFFRGETYYRVDLRTKKVDHANPPYPRSIAKYWLGCSDTTGAEK comes from the exons ATGAGGCTGTGGGCCGTCCTGCCGCTGGCTCTGCTGGCTCGAACCTTCGCTGCAGACG aGTCCTGTATGGGACGCTGTGAGAATGGCTTTGACTCGCGGATGAAGTGCCAGTGTGACTCCATGTGCAAGTACTACAGGAGCTGCTGCTATGACTTCGAGGTCACCTGTGGCATGACGA CTCGCGGAGACAcctttgtgtttgcagaggaCGATGACAGCGAGCCGTTCGAAGACACCACTCCGTCGGCTGGACGTCCAGCACACGACCCGTCCTCTTCTGTTATCGATCATCAGCCCCGGCCACTGCCGGAGCAAATCTCAGACTTTGGTCTACTACCGCAGCGACATCCAGAAACAGCACTGGAAATGACCAGACCCCCTCGACTGGTGGAAACCCTGCTTCGGAAAACCGCCGTGACCGAGAACACACCCATTTCGCAGACGTTCACACCTACAGAGACAGTCCTCAGTAACACCAGACCTTCTGCGGGTGATGCAGCAGCCGAGACCACCACTGGGGCCGCCACAACAGCTGCCCCCACTAAAGCCCCCGACCCAGACGCCGTGGTCTGTAGTAGGAGGCCTTTTGACTCCTTCATGCAACAAAAAAACGGCTCCATATTTGCCTTCAGAG GGGAGTACTTTTTTGCACTGGACCGGCAGTCAGTGCTTCCCGGTTATCCAAAGTTGATAAAGGACGTGTGGGGCATCAGCGGGGCAATCGATGCGGCCTTCACCCGCCTCAACTGTCAAGGGAAGACATACATCTTCAAG GGGGACAAGTACTGGAGGTTTGATAACGGCGTGCTGGATGACGACTATCCTCGAGACATCAGCGTGGGCTTTGACAGGATTCCAGATCATGTGGATGCAGCGTTCGCTCTTCCGGCTCCTGGTTACAATGGGAAAGAGAAGGTCTATTTTTTCAAAG GGGGTCAGTACCACGTGTACGAGTTTTTGCACCAGCCGTCCCATGAGGAGTGTATCACCATGACGGAGAGGTCACCGTCCACGCTGTTCAGGCACTACACCGACCTTTACTACAACAACTATGAACGCGTTATCAGCGAGCTCTTCTctggca cgcCTCAGCACCACGACAGACATCACTTCATTGACAAGGACTGGAAGGGCCTCAAGTCTCCGGTGGACGCCGTCATGGCCGGCAGAATGTACGTCCCTCCCGGGAGGCTCGCGCAACCGCACAACGACGACTGGCCGGACCAACGGGGGGCTGAAGGGCGAGGGCAGCAGTGGAACCAGCAGTACCAGCAGTATGGACAGCAGTGGGACCAGCAGTATGGACAGCGGTGGGGTCGAAGGAGGCAAAGGCGCTCGCCCTTCTGGGGGTCCGTGGCTGAGCGGGGGATGAACATTGGACAGGGCTTTGCAGAGATGGGTTTGAGgttggcagagaggaggatggagacaGCGGAGAGGTTCGGACGAGAGCAGGACAGGCTGTGGGATCAAGACTGGGACCAGGACAGACGGAACGACGGTTACCGTCACAACAACAGAGGCAACTATGACTCCAGAGACGACGGGTCGTACTGGGGGCCCATCCGGGGGCTTCTGCCCGTACAGAGCGTCTACTTCTTTAGAGGAG AAACGTACTACCGAGTGGACCTCAGGACAAAGAAAGTTGACCACGCCAATCCTCCTTATCCCAGATCCATCGCCAAGTATTGGCTTGGATGTTCGGACACCACTGGGGCAGAAAAGTAG